A region from the Melioribacter roseus P3M-2 genome encodes:
- a CDS encoding vWA domain-containing protein, translated as MFKDIEFANQWILYLLLLLPLLFYSYWKRRDNYSPSILFSSLKLFGDVPRGIKERLVHLPALLRLLGIGALIVAFARPQTFSSGENIYTEGIDIAIVLDVSGSMLAEDFKPNRLEAAKNVIGDFIRGRTNDRIGLVIFAGESFTQCPLTIDYNVLRNLLAEIKSGMIQDGTAIGNAIANGVNRLKDSNAKSKVMILLTDGVNNAGEIDPVTAAQIAQKFGIRIYTVGVGSLGQAPYPFQTPFGIRRQMVPVEIDENLLKQISEITGGKYFRATSNRKLAEIYEEIDKLEKTKVEVTSYRHAKELFFFWALGGLILLLTEFSLEKFYLRKLP; from the coding sequence ATGTTTAAGGATATTGAATTCGCGAATCAATGGATTTTATATTTGCTGCTGTTGCTGCCTTTGCTTTTTTATTCCTATTGGAAAAGGCGCGATAATTATTCTCCCTCGATTCTCTTTTCTTCATTGAAGCTCTTTGGCGACGTACCGAGGGGCATTAAGGAAAGATTGGTTCACCTGCCGGCTTTGTTGAGGCTGCTCGGCATCGGGGCATTGATAGTTGCGTTTGCTCGTCCTCAAACATTTTCGAGCGGAGAAAATATTTATACGGAAGGAATCGATATTGCAATTGTGCTCGACGTTTCCGGTAGTATGCTGGCGGAGGATTTCAAACCCAACCGTCTCGAAGCCGCTAAGAACGTTATCGGAGATTTCATAAGAGGAAGAACGAACGACAGAATCGGTCTTGTTATTTTTGCGGGGGAAAGTTTTACTCAATGTCCGCTTACGATCGATTACAACGTATTGCGGAATCTTCTGGCTGAGATCAAAAGCGGTATGATTCAGGACGGGACGGCTATCGGAAACGCCATTGCCAATGGAGTTAACAGACTCAAAGACAGCAATGCGAAAAGTAAAGTCATGATTTTATTGACGGACGGGGTTAATAACGCGGGCGAGATTGATCCGGTGACGGCGGCGCAAATAGCTCAAAAGTTCGGCATAAGAATTTACACTGTCGGAGTCGGTTCGCTGGGACAGGCGCCTTATCCTTTTCAAACGCCCTTCGGTATAAGACGTCAAATGGTGCCTGTAGAAATAGATGAAAATTTGCTTAAACAGATTTCCGAAATTACGGGCGGGAAATATTTCCGCGCCACCAGCAATCGTAAACTTGCCGAAATCTACGAGGAAATTGATAAACTCGAAAAAACCAAAGTTGAAGTGACTTCTTACCGTCATGCAAAAGAATTGTTTTTCTTCTGGGCATTGGGCGGTTTGATTTTATTGCTGACGGAATTTTCTCTGGAAAAATTTTATTTAAGAAAGTTGCCTTGA
- a CDS encoding tetratricopeptide repeat protein, giving the protein MKKILLLSIVFLFYGALSAQSVRSLINEGAELYKEGKYAEAEVNFKKSLDKRNDLFEGHFNLGDAYYKQGRYDEAIQSFKNALSFTDDNFRKAKIFHNIGNSLLKQEKYKESVEAYKNALKLNPDDLETKYNLSYALNKLKQQQNQNQNKDQNKDRNKDQNQDNDKNQDDNKNQNKDNNRNKNDRQNQQQQRQQQQKNQISKEEAQRILEALKDNEKELQKKLRKMQGKPVKTEKDW; this is encoded by the coding sequence ATGAAGAAAATATTATTGCTGTCGATTGTATTCTTATTTTACGGCGCGCTATCGGCGCAGAGCGTAAGAAGTCTGATTAATGAAGGCGCGGAGCTCTATAAAGAAGGCAAATATGCCGAAGCGGAAGTGAATTTTAAGAAAAGCCTCGATAAAAGAAATGATTTGTTCGAAGGTCATTTCAATCTGGGCGACGCGTATTATAAGCAGGGAAGATACGACGAAGCTATTCAATCTTTCAAAAACGCTCTCTCGTTTACGGACGATAATTTTAGGAAAGCAAAAATATTCCACAATATCGGCAACTCATTATTGAAACAGGAAAAATATAAAGAAAGCGTAGAAGCGTACAAAAATGCTCTTAAACTTAATCCCGACGATCTCGAAACGAAGTATAATCTTTCTTATGCTTTGAATAAATTGAAACAGCAGCAGAATCAGAATCAGAATAAAGATCAAAATAAAGACCGGAACAAAGATCAAAATCAAGACAACGACAAAAATCAAGACGACAACAAAAATCAGAACAAAGACAATAATCGGAATAAGAACGATCGGCAAAATCAGCAACAACAACGACAGCAGCAACAGAAAAATCAGATTTCGAAAGAAGAAGCGCAAAGGATTCTCGAAGCGTTAAAAGACAACGAAAAAGAACTTCAGAAGAAATTACGGAAGATGCAAGGCAAACCCGTCAAAACGGAAAAAGATTGGTAA
- a CDS encoding DUF58 domain-containing protein, translated as MIAKDLIKQVRHIEIRTRGLVNELFSGEYHSVFKGRGMEFAEVREYQIGDDIRNIDWNVTARFGHPYVKVFEEERELTVILMVDMSGSLLFGSGEKNKQRIAAELSAILAFSALKNNDKVGLILFTDQIEKFIPPKKGKTHSLRLIREVLSFEPQGNRTNIKQALEYLNHAVKKRAIVFLISDFLDEGYDKMLRIVGKKHDLVGIVLNDRRERELNGFGLIKFHDPETGDIRYVDTNGRDFEVNYAETIRRLNEYRKSIFISGGIDSVEIDTSQTYVKPLVEFFKMREKRW; from the coding sequence ATGATTGCCAAAGATTTAATCAAGCAAGTAAGACATATCGAAATACGCACTCGAGGACTCGTCAACGAATTGTTCTCCGGCGAATACCATTCGGTATTTAAAGGCAGAGGAATGGAATTTGCCGAAGTGCGTGAATATCAGATAGGCGACGATATCAGAAATATCGATTGGAACGTGACTGCGCGTTTCGGACACCCGTACGTAAAAGTTTTTGAAGAGGAGCGGGAACTGACGGTAATTTTGATGGTGGATATGAGCGGCTCTCTGCTTTTCGGAAGCGGAGAAAAAAACAAACAAAGAATAGCGGCTGAACTGAGCGCAATCCTGGCTTTCTCGGCGCTTAAAAACAACGACAAAGTCGGGTTGATTTTGTTTACCGATCAAATTGAAAAATTTATTCCTCCCAAAAAAGGGAAAACTCATTCGCTCAGATTGATCCGGGAAGTGCTCTCTTTCGAACCTCAGGGCAACAGAACAAATATCAAACAAGCGCTCGAATATCTGAATCACGCAGTCAAAAAGAGAGCCATTGTTTTTTTGATTTCCGATTTTCTGGACGAAGGCTATGATAAAATGCTTAGAATCGTAGGTAAAAAACACGACCTCGTAGGTATTGTTCTTAACGACAGAAGGGAAAGAGAACTGAATGGATTCGGACTGATTAAATTCCACGATCCCGAAACCGGCGATATAAGATACGTCGATACGAACGGCCGAGATTTCGAAGTAAATTATGCAGAAACCATTAGAAGATTAAACGAGTACAGAAAGTCGATATTTATATCCGGAGGAATCGATTCCGTAGAAATAGATACGAGCCAAACTTATGTTAAACCGTTAGTGGAATTTTTCAAGATGCGGGAAAAAAGATGGTAA
- a CDS encoding class II aldolase/adducin family protein produces the protein MKKIILLFLILIFGCTAQSDIEYKEYKDQLIETAKRCYDRQLFWGSGGDISVKIPGAGKFIVKSTGYSLGSLDYDRVTTMTFDNEVIEGKTPSHEAPIHGNIYKIRKDVGAILHMHTPYSTAWATAGMKVPPVTQQSVKLLSKCGIVKYHPVGSNELIEEITDLYKDTRIKVVFMENHGVFVVGKDLEELLNNAELVENTARIAYLLKTIGTPKEFKFE, from the coding sequence ATGAAAAAGATAATATTACTCTTTCTAATTTTAATATTCGGATGTACGGCGCAATCGGATATCGAATATAAGGAATATAAAGACCAATTGATCGAAACAGCCAAAAGGTGCTACGATCGCCAGCTTTTCTGGGGCTCGGGAGGCGATATAAGCGTAAAGATTCCCGGCGCCGGCAAGTTTATCGTCAAATCGACAGGCTATTCGCTCGGATCTCTCGATTATGATAGAGTTACTACAATGACTTTCGATAATGAAGTGATTGAAGGAAAGACGCCATCGCACGAGGCTCCCATACACGGCAACATATATAAAATAAGAAAAGACGTTGGGGCTATACTTCATATGCACACTCCTTATTCGACGGCATGGGCGACAGCGGGCATGAAAGTTCCGCCAGTAACTCAACAGTCCGTTAAATTGCTTTCGAAATGCGGAATAGTTAAATACCATCCGGTCGGCTCAAATGAACTTATCGAAGAAATAACCGATTTATATAAAGACACAAGAATAAAAGTAGTTTTTATGGAGAATCACGGCGTATTTGTAGTTGGCAAAGATCTGGAGGAACTGCTCAATAATGCGGAACTTGTTGAGAACACGGCTCGCATAGCTTATTTATTAAAGACGATTGGCACACCCAAAGAATTCAAATTCGAGTGA
- a CDS encoding tetratricopeptide repeat protein encodes MKLRLTAILILVMSLNLSAQSPEELFKKANDYYRQQSYDKSIELYNEIINSGYESPALYFNLGNAYFKSGKIGYAILFFEKGLKLEPGDEDLLYNLRIARARTVDKVEEVPRIFLAEWWDAIVTSLSLDGWAVIVILVYLIFMASLGGYFLSRKINIQKLSFFTASFVLPVLIVLSIILYTRYNRELTVQYGILVESVYSVKAAPDESSNDAFVVHEGLKMELIDKVGDWVKIKLPDGKVGWVESNAVGQI; translated from the coding sequence ATGAAACTGCGATTGACAGCGATTTTAATTTTGGTAATGAGTTTAAATTTATCGGCTCAATCTCCCGAAGAGTTGTTCAAAAAAGCCAACGACTATTACAGGCAGCAGAGCTATGATAAATCAATCGAACTTTATAATGAAATTATCAATTCGGGATACGAAAGTCCCGCGCTTTATTTTAATCTCGGCAACGCATATTTCAAATCGGGTAAAATCGGCTATGCAATTTTATTTTTCGAAAAAGGCTTGAAACTTGAACCCGGCGACGAAGACCTCCTTTATAATCTTCGGATTGCACGTGCAAGAACCGTTGACAAAGTGGAAGAAGTTCCGCGTATTTTTCTGGCGGAATGGTGGGACGCCATAGTAACTTCTCTTTCGCTCGACGGATGGGCTGTTATAGTAATTCTGGTTTATTTGATCTTTATGGCAAGTCTGGGAGGGTATTTCCTGTCGAGAAAGATTAACATCCAGAAACTCTCCTTCTTTACCGCCTCGTTTGTCCTTCCCGTGTTGATTGTACTTTCGATAATTCTTTACACTAGATACAACAGGGAGCTCACCGTGCAATACGGAATTCTGGTGGAAAGTGTCTACAGCGTTAAAGCGGCTCCCGACGAAAGCAGTAACGATGCATTTGTCGTACACGAAGGCTTAAAGATGGAGCTTATCGATAAAGTAGGCGACTGGGTTAAAATTAAACTGCCCGACGGTAAAGTCGGATGGGTTGAAAGTAACGCAGTCGGACAAATATGA
- a CDS encoding BatD family protein, with amino-acid sequence MEKSIRKFVTLILIVCSGALLHAQSFNASVDKTTVSQYERFQVYFTFEGESIHNLTNFRPPSFEGFRILSGPNQSTSMQIINGKVSASLTYSYILQPSDIGKFTIGEASVDYDGKIYKTEPITINVVKGSPQENKSAAGGISQEELSKSVFILAEASKTRAYVGEQITVTYKLYTKVNIASPQISKLPQYQGFWAEEIEPRQTINFTIGTYKGERYRVAEIKKVALFPTRAGVLNVTPFELNVPVIIRRKRTGNDIFDEFFNDSFFGRTETIEYTARSNTLKINVLPLPSENVPASFNGAVGNFTLKTEIDKKEVYTNESITLRYTISGAGNIKLLTVPEPLLPAGVEKYEPKVYDNINRGSVISGQKITEYLIVPRTPGKKVIPSTEFSYFNPSTNKYVTIKSPEYEINVLKGVGEYESAASGFSKEDIKLLSEDIRYIKTSDLSLTKKEEAALVKPWFWIILFASPFVLTILILFNRRKEKIESDVRLLKYRKAEKAAKKRLKAARKALDENDIEKFYSELSSALFGYLEDKLGIDKSEFTIELALDKLTAYNVPGDLLNKIKDISEKCEFVRFAPKSETVISANEFYDAAVKTIVEIDSYLEKRK; translated from the coding sequence ATGGAAAAATCTATAAGAAAGTTTGTAACGCTGATTCTAATTGTTTGTAGCGGCGCGTTGCTCCATGCGCAAAGTTTCAACGCAAGCGTCGACAAAACGACCGTATCGCAATACGAACGGTTTCAGGTTTATTTTACGTTCGAAGGAGAATCGATTCATAATTTGACGAATTTCAGACCTCCTTCCTTTGAAGGATTCAGAATACTAAGCGGCCCGAATCAATCCACGAGCATGCAAATTATCAACGGCAAGGTATCGGCGTCCTTAACTTATTCATATATACTTCAACCCTCCGATATCGGTAAATTTACAATCGGCGAGGCAAGCGTCGATTACGACGGCAAAATTTACAAAACCGAACCGATAACTATAAATGTAGTGAAGGGTTCTCCGCAGGAAAATAAATCGGCTGCAGGTGGAATTTCCCAGGAAGAATTATCAAAAAGCGTTTTTATACTGGCCGAAGCTAGCAAAACCCGCGCGTATGTCGGAGAACAAATAACCGTAACGTACAAACTTTATACAAAAGTAAATATCGCTTCGCCGCAGATATCCAAATTACCTCAATATCAGGGATTCTGGGCAGAAGAAATCGAACCGAGACAGACGATTAATTTTACGATCGGAACATATAAAGGCGAAAGGTACCGCGTAGCGGAAATTAAAAAAGTCGCTTTGTTTCCTACCCGAGCCGGAGTTCTCAACGTAACGCCTTTCGAATTGAACGTGCCCGTTATAATCAGGCGCAAAAGGACGGGCAACGATATTTTTGACGAATTTTTCAACGATTCTTTCTTCGGCAGAACGGAAACAATCGAATATACGGCGCGCTCGAATACGCTGAAAATAAACGTATTGCCTTTGCCTTCGGAAAACGTTCCGGCTTCGTTCAACGGCGCAGTGGGAAATTTTACGCTTAAAACCGAAATCGATAAGAAAGAAGTTTATACGAATGAAAGTATTACTCTCCGTTATACGATTTCCGGTGCGGGCAATATAAAGCTGTTAACTGTGCCCGAGCCGCTCTTGCCTGCGGGAGTAGAAAAATACGAGCCGAAAGTCTACGATAATATTAACCGCGGTTCCGTTATCTCGGGCCAAAAAATTACCGAATATCTTATTGTTCCCAGAACGCCCGGGAAGAAGGTAATCCCTTCTACAGAATTTTCTTATTTCAATCCGTCTACTAATAAATATGTGACTATTAAATCGCCCGAATATGAAATTAACGTTTTGAAAGGCGTCGGCGAATACGAATCCGCAGCTTCGGGATTTTCAAAAGAGGATATTAAACTATTGAGCGAAGATATAAGGTATATCAAGACTTCGGATTTAAGTCTGACGAAAAAAGAAGAAGCGGCTCTGGTAAAACCGTGGTTCTGGATTATCTTGTTTGCTTCGCCCTTTGTTTTGACGATATTGATTCTGTTCAACAGAAGGAAAGAGAAGATTGAAAGCGACGTACGCCTGCTCAAATACAGAAAAGCGGAAAAAGCCGCAAAGAAAAGATTGAAAGCCGCAAGGAAAGCGCTCGACGAAAACGACATCGAAAAATTCTACTCCGAACTGTCCTCCGCGCTTTTCGGGTATCTCGAAGATAAATTGGGCATCGACAAATCCGAGTTTACTATTGAACTTGCGCTGGATAAACTAACCGCTTATAACGTACCCGGAGATTTGCTGAATAAAATTAAAGACATATCGGAAAAGTGCGAGTTCGTAAGATTCGCTCCTAAGTCCGAAACTGTAATTTCAGCAAATGAATTCTACGACGCCGCAGTTAAAACAATAGTCGAAATCGATTCATATCTGGAGAAGAGAAAATGA
- a CDS encoding AAA family ATPase — protein sequence MDISALNEKIRRESEFIDILFNEIGKVIVGQKYMLERLVIGLLGNGHVLLEGVPGLAKTLAIKTLASSMKAKFQRIQFTPDLLPADLIGTLIYNQKDGNFTIKKGPVFSNFILADEINRAPAKVQSALLEAMQERQVTIGDTTFKLDEPFLVLATQNPIEQEGTYPLPEAQVDRFMLKVKITYPTREEELKIMKLNSTQSLPEVKQVINPDDILRARSLVNEVYMDEKVEKYILDIVFATRNPKDYGLDELSDLISYGASPRATINLALGARAMAFIRRRGYVIPEDVRSICYDVLRHRIAVTYEAEAEEITSEKIIQTILNRVEVP from the coding sequence TTGGACATTTCGGCATTAAATGAAAAAATCAGGCGTGAAAGCGAGTTCATTGACATTTTGTTTAATGAGATCGGCAAAGTGATTGTCGGTCAAAAATATATGCTCGAACGGCTGGTTATCGGATTGTTGGGCAACGGGCATGTGCTCTTGGAAGGCGTTCCGGGGCTGGCAAAAACACTCGCCATCAAAACGCTCGCGTCTTCGATGAAAGCCAAATTTCAAAGGATTCAGTTCACGCCGGATTTATTGCCCGCCGACTTAATAGGTACTTTAATTTACAACCAAAAAGACGGCAACTTTACAATTAAAAAAGGGCCGGTATTTTCCAATTTTATTCTTGCAGACGAAATAAACAGAGCTCCAGCAAAAGTTCAAAGCGCATTGCTGGAGGCGATGCAGGAACGCCAGGTTACAATCGGCGATACTACATTCAAACTCGACGAACCGTTTCTCGTTTTGGCTACTCAAAATCCGATTGAACAGGAAGGCACATACCCGCTGCCCGAAGCGCAGGTCGACCGTTTTATGCTGAAAGTTAAAATAACGTATCCCACCAGGGAAGAAGAACTAAAAATAATGAAACTGAATTCTACGCAAAGCCTGCCCGAGGTTAAACAGGTAATTAATCCGGATGATATACTGCGAGCGCGCAGCCTTGTGAACGAAGTTTATATGGACGAAAAAGTCGAAAAATATATACTCGATATTGTTTTTGCTACGAGAAACCCGAAAGACTACGGACTGGACGAACTTTCCGATTTGATAAGTTACGGAGCTTCGCCTAGAGCAACTATCAATCTTGCTCTCGGCGCAAGAGCTATGGCTTTCATAAGGAGGAGAGGATACGTTATCCCCGAAGACGTCCGTTCGATTTGTTACGACGTACTGAGACACAGAATTGCCGTAACATACGAAGCCGAAGCCGAAGAAATTACCTCCGAAAAGATAATTCAGACAATACTTAACAGAGTGGAAGTGCCTTAA
- a CDS encoding AbgT family transporter, protein MKKNTSNKYIDKFLSIVENVGNRLPHPTTLFALFALSVVILSWLVSRFEFSVVHPGTGEIITPVNLLSVEGIHRIILNMITNFTSFAPLGTVLVALLGIAVAEHSGLIGTVLRYLVLKSPPKLLTFVIVFSGILSNTASEIGYVLLVPLSAIIFLAAGRHPIAGLAAAFAGVSGGYSANLLLGTIDPLLAGLTQEAAHIIDKSYEVNAAANYYFMFVSTFFIAAAGTWVTEKIVEPRLGKYSGNVEAEEIKPLGKAEKRGLKFTAYAVLLFTAIILIGILPEDGFLREINTGSILKSPFLKGIVAFIFMGGLISGIAYGIGARTIKNDSDVVKGMNKSMETLGSYIVLVFFAAQFVAFFNWTNLGLIVAVEGANFLKASGLGPIPLLIAFIIISAIINLFIGSASAKWAVMAPVFVPMFMLLGYTPELVQAAYRVGDSITNIISPMMSYFALIIAFVGKYDSKAGIGTLIATMLPYTFTFFIIWVILFIIWFILGIPVGPGAQMFL, encoded by the coding sequence ATGAAAAAAAATACTTCGAATAAATATATAGATAAATTTTTGTCGATTGTGGAAAATGTAGGCAATCGCCTGCCTCATCCCACAACATTATTTGCTCTTTTTGCGCTATCCGTGGTAATATTGTCTTGGCTGGTCAGCCGATTCGAATTTTCGGTAGTCCACCCCGGGACGGGCGAAATTATAACTCCGGTAAATCTCCTTTCGGTTGAAGGGATTCATCGAATAATCTTAAATATGATTACCAATTTTACCTCTTTTGCCCCGCTCGGAACCGTATTGGTTGCGCTGCTCGGAATTGCGGTTGCCGAACACAGCGGTTTGATAGGCACGGTATTAAGATACCTCGTTTTGAAATCGCCGCCCAAGCTTTTAACATTCGTAATTGTGTTTTCGGGTATACTGTCCAATACCGCAAGTGAAATCGGCTATGTGCTTCTCGTGCCATTATCGGCAATAATTTTTCTTGCCGCCGGGCGTCATCCGATAGCGGGACTGGCAGCCGCGTTTGCGGGAGTCTCGGGAGGTTATAGCGCAAATCTACTACTCGGCACAATCGACCCTCTTCTTGCCGGACTTACTCAGGAAGCGGCGCACATAATCGACAAATCGTATGAAGTCAACGCCGCTGCAAATTACTATTTCATGTTCGTTTCGACATTTTTTATAGCAGCCGCCGGAACGTGGGTTACTGAAAAAATAGTGGAACCGAGATTGGGTAAGTATTCCGGAAACGTGGAAGCCGAGGAAATCAAACCTCTGGGCAAAGCGGAAAAAAGAGGATTGAAATTTACCGCATATGCAGTATTGCTATTTACTGCAATTATTCTGATCGGAATTTTACCGGAAGACGGTTTTCTAAGAGAAATAAATACCGGCAGTATTCTTAAATCTCCGTTTCTGAAAGGAATAGTTGCGTTCATATTTATGGGAGGACTGATATCCGGTATAGCTTACGGAATAGGAGCCCGCACAATTAAAAACGACAGCGATGTTGTAAAGGGCATGAATAAATCGATGGAGACGCTTGGTTCTTACATCGTTCTGGTTTTCTTTGCCGCTCAATTCGTTGCATTTTTCAATTGGACGAATTTAGGATTGATAGTAGCGGTCGAAGGAGCTAATTTTCTAAAAGCTTCCGGCTTGGGTCCGATTCCCCTATTAATCGCATTTATAATCATCTCTGCAATAATCAACTTATTTATCGGCAGCGCCTCGGCAAAGTGGGCTGTAATGGCTCCGGTTTTCGTACCGATGTTTATGCTTTTGGGATATACGCCCGAACTGGTTCAGGCGGCTTACAGGGTCGGCGACAGCATAACCAACATCATATCCCCGATGATGTCCTACTTTGCTCTCATTATTGCGTTCGTGGGAAAATACGATTCGAAAGCAGGAATAGGCACACTGATTGCAACGATGCTGCCGTATACTTTTACGTTTTTCATTATATGGGTAATATTATTTATTATCTGGTTCATACTCGGCATTCCAGTCGGTCCCGGAGCGCAAATGTTTCTCTGA
- a CDS encoding VWA domain-containing protein, with protein sequence MIRFEHIEFLYGLLLIPLLIALYLYLHKRQTKLIGQFSDTILHTVLMPAYSGLKKHLKFGIFLTSIFFLMIALANPQVGTKVEEVKQVGFDVYILLDVSKSMQAEDIKPNRLEKAKYEISKLIRRLQGDRLGLIVFAGRAYIQFPLTTDYNAANLFLNAVDVNSVPQQGTAIAAAIDLALNSFKYDDPTQKAIILITDGEDHEGDIDASIEKVKDKDVVIYSIGLGSASGVPIPVYNQSGVRVGYKKDANGEIVLTRLNDEILKKIAAETGGKYYHGTNTEDELEAIYNDLAKIEATEYGAKRITDYEDRFYYFLAPAIILLLIDFLISYNKSRIAAKIVNMREVSE encoded by the coding sequence ATGATTCGTTTTGAACATATCGAATTTTTATACGGACTGTTATTGATACCGCTGTTGATAGCGCTCTATTTATATCTTCATAAAAGACAGACGAAACTTATCGGGCAATTCAGCGATACGATTTTGCATACGGTTTTAATGCCGGCATACAGCGGTCTGAAAAAGCATCTTAAGTTTGGAATCTTTTTGACGTCAATCTTCTTTCTGATGATTGCGCTGGCAAATCCGCAGGTGGGAACAAAAGTGGAAGAAGTTAAACAGGTCGGCTTCGATGTTTATATTTTGCTCGACGTGTCAAAAAGTATGCAGGCGGAAGATATAAAACCGAACCGCCTCGAAAAAGCCAAATACGAAATATCCAAACTGATTAGACGGCTTCAAGGCGACCGACTGGGTTTGATTGTTTTTGCAGGGAGAGCTTATATTCAATTTCCCCTTACGACGGATTACAATGCGGCAAATCTGTTTTTGAACGCCGTCGACGTCAATTCTGTTCCGCAACAGGGAACTGCAATCGCTGCGGCTATAGACCTTGCGTTGAATTCATTCAAATACGACGATCCCACACAAAAAGCAATAATCCTTATTACGGACGGCGAAGACCACGAAGGCGATATAGACGCTTCGATTGAAAAAGTCAAAGATAAGGATGTGGTGATTTATTCTATCGGTCTCGGGTCAGCTTCGGGCGTTCCTATTCCGGTTTATAATCAGTCGGGCGTCCGTGTCGGATATAAAAAAGACGCCAACGGCGAAATAGTATTAACGCGACTCAACGACGAAATTTTGAAAAAAATTGCCGCAGAAACGGGGGGCAAATACTATCACGGAACGAATACCGAAGACGAACTGGAAGCTATTTATAACGACCTGGCAAAAATAGAAGCTACCGAATACGGCGCCAAAAGAATTACCGATTATGAAGACCGTTTTTATTATTTCCTTGCGCCAGCAATTATTCTACTGTTGATCGATTTCCTGATTTCTTACAATAAGTCCCGAATCGCCGCTAAAATTGTAAATATGAGAGAGGTTTCGGAATGA
- a CDS encoding M48 family metallopeptidase, whose translation MRSEDKSKEYNRIKIILAVSNTVLSFTLLIMFVAVGLSDRLERLALSFNGNDYVALILFVVFFGLIINSLLLPVDFYEDYLLEHKYGLSNQNITMWIKERLKSLAVSGAIGIPLILIFYWTLKKFGNLWWLPFGFVTFLFSTLLARILPQVIMPLFYKITPLENDRIKNKIKELFDKAGLKVESVVKFNMSKNTRKANAAFTGLGKTKRILLADTLLDNYTPEQIITVIAHELGHYRKKHIIKNIIIGTVFSFLSFYLAAELYANAVVWFGYDNIYRIAALPLLLICLGFIMIVFTPLTNYISRKFEYEADEYAVETTGYKEDFINTLVSLSEQNLADKDPHPLVEWFFYSHPSLKKRIGYIEKL comes from the coding sequence ATGAGATCGGAAGATAAATCGAAAGAATATAACCGAATCAAAATAATCTTAGCCGTTTCCAATACCGTTCTGTCGTTTACTCTGCTTATAATGTTCGTTGCCGTAGGATTGAGCGATCGCCTGGAGCGATTAGCGCTGTCTTTTAACGGTAACGATTATGTTGCGCTGATTTTATTTGTCGTCTTCTTCGGCTTAATAATAAATTCGCTTCTGCTGCCCGTCGATTTTTACGAGGATTATCTGCTTGAACATAAGTACGGATTGTCGAATCAAAATATTACAATGTGGATAAAGGAAAGGCTGAAGAGCCTGGCTGTAAGCGGCGCTATTGGCATACCTCTTATTTTAATTTTCTATTGGACGCTAAAAAAGTTCGGCAATTTATGGTGGTTGCCATTCGGCTTTGTAACTTTCCTGTTCTCGACGCTGTTAGCCAGGATTCTACCTCAAGTTATCATGCCGCTTTTCTACAAAATTACGCCTCTCGAAAATGACCGGATAAAAAATAAAATTAAAGAACTGTTTGATAAAGCGGGACTGAAAGTCGAAAGCGTCGTGAAATTCAATATGAGTAAGAATACCAGAAAAGCCAACGCGGCATTTACAGGTTTAGGCAAAACAAAAAGAATTCTGCTGGCCGATACGTTGCTCGATAATTATACGCCGGAGCAAATAATAACGGTAATTGCACACGAACTCGGACATTACAGGAAAAAACATATTATTAAAAATATTATTATCGGTACGGTCTTCAGTTTTTTGAGTTTCTACTTGGCGGCGGAACTTTATGCGAATGCCGTCGTCTGGTTCGGCTACGACAATATTTACAGGATTGCCGCTCTTCCGTTGCTATTAATATGTTTGGGATTTATTATGATTGTGTTTACGCCGCTGACGAACTACATATCGAGAAAATTCGAATATGAAGCGGACGAATACGCTGTGGAAACGACCGGGTATAAAGAGGACTTTATCAATACGCTCGTTTCTTTATCCGAACAAAATCTTGCCGATAAAGATCCTCATCCGTTGGTCGAGTGGTTCTTTTACAGTCATCCTTCATTAAAAAAAAGAATTGGCTATATAGAAAAATTATAA